The DNA region TCTGGACTTCTCTTGGACAGAAATATGTGCAAACTAAATTTACGATTAACATGGGTGAATCTCTAAATGTTTGGTTCTGTTTGGAGAGGCATCCAAAAATTCAGACACTTAAATAAGTAATCCAAGCTGAGACTTTTACAAAGTCATAGTTTATCATGACTTTGGGTACTGTTTACTTAATGCTGAAATAGAAGTCATATGAAAATAACCTAGCTAATGGTGTTTCGGCACTTCAGCTTCTGATATCAACAGGAGAAATATAGTGCATATGCAAACACaaataaaagaaaccaaaaaagaaaCTGTATGTtcatcttctgaaataaataaatggagcaCTTTGAATATGGGGTGAAAGGGTCTAATGTTATGTCAGCTTGTTCACTCAACTCCAGTTAGGTTAATTGCACCAAACATATTGCCACTTGTGATCAGAGTCATGATTTCAGCTCATTTTTCCAGAATAAAAAGTTACTTCAGTGGCTATCTTTGGCCATGTAGGTCCCATTACTACATCCTTTCTGCCCATCCTGTAAATACAAATTTTTATGTAAATCAGTAGGACTTCCATAACAGGTTGAAGGACGCATCTGACTTTTAGATCTCAAGGATTTGGGGGAACCATCTGCAGTTTATCTTTTCTctacaaaacatttgaaaagtttcttgttttcattctacttttttatttttttctcaaagcCTACAGCCATTTTGTTACTGTAGTCTTAACAATTTCatctgaaaatatataaaatatttcttctcaTACCACACTGTTCAAATTTTTCCCTAAGAGTTGTGTTTTAAATTGCaagaaaaacattattttcagGGAAATTAAACACCACTATTAACAATAAATTGGACCTCATTACATTTTCATAAGCTTTGATTTACGATGATTATAAAATTATAGTTTAATTGCTGTGGGTGTAAATGTTTTCTTCCTGGATTATTATTGGATTTCTACCACCCCCCCATGTCCTCTCAAAGAACAGTATGGTTAGTAAATTATAGGTGCATAATAAATTGCTTATTTCTTATGTATGTATTAAGATCATAGATTACTAGTAAGAATATAAGATGCCCattagtttaattattttaattaattaatttagggGTAGCATTTCTTTGAATAAAATCTTGTGCTATCCATTTGAATGTTACAAACTATATGCATGCACGTAttataaaatatcagaggggtagccgtattagtctggatctgtaaaaagcaacaaagagtcccgtggcaccttatagactataagGTGTCACGGGACTCTCAGTTGTATTATAAAAGAATAGCGCATTCACTTCTACACCAAAAAGTCAAACACCCCGGTCTCTTGCATGTTCCATTTTGTGAGTACACTGCATCTGTCAAAAAGAGTGAccttaatatttaaaacaaaatatcccTCCCCATCCACAGCTTCTCCAAAAGAAGTCTTATCTATTTCCATATGCTCTTTTGTTACAAAGAGAAGCTAAAATAATGTATTGAAAAGAATCTCATTGACATATTAGGCAGTAGAAAATACTTCAAGCACAAAAGATATGATGACCTTGAATCTGTAATGGCATCTCTCAGGAGGCATAAAAGCaaagatcctcaaaaggtatttcaGTGactatctcccactgaaatcaatggcagttaggaatctaaatacttttgaggatctgggtctaaaaGCCTTCAAATTCTATTTAGTACATTGGTAGCTGAGAGCTCCACAACTGCCAGGAGGTTCTCAGCATCTATCAGATTGGGCCCGAAGGTAACATTCAGAAACAGATCACTTCCaccatttgctttttctttttactgttgtTTTAGCTAACGATTAACTCTCAAATGCAAAGAAATATAGAGCATAGGAATACCAAATGGACATTTTCAAAGTAACAGTTTGAGCATCAAAGAGGCCTGATGTTGCAGACATTAATGCAAATATACTACTCAATGATTAATCGCAATGGAATCaataggattactcacatgagtgcATTTGGAAGAATGGGGcttgagaggggaggaggaggagaaaacggCATATGAATGCAGCTTCTGGAGAACATTTTACAATgagtgctttttcttttcttgagcATAAAAATGAGAGTCAAAAGAGGTCAAAATATGAGGTGAGTCCCCCAATAATTCATTTCAAGGCTTTGTTAGCAGCAGAGAGAAGAAGTTCAAAGTGTAGGAGAGTTTGGATTGAGTTGCAGAGCTTTTCCCAGTACTTATCTTTTTCTTAACTGTTTATGTGTGACCAGTTAGAGAAAGGAggatataataataatttgtagaCACAGAACAAACATCTATGCtgtaatttatttttgctttttctaagcgatataccagtgtaactgacgTCAGAGCCTTGCACTGCTCTTAATAGTGGACAAAACTTTTGTTGACCTCAATGAAAATTGGTCATGTGGACAGAGATTGATAAAGAGACCctaattcagcaaggcacttaagcacctggttaactttaagcatgtgcttaagactATCTCCATTcttcaaagcacttaagcaggtgcttgaCTTTgttgggacttaagcacatgcttaagtactttgctatGTATGTATGGACTAAAGTACATGCTTAATTTATAATATGTAAATCAAACTGTATGTGCCAGGCCCTGATcaaaagaccactgaagtcaaggatcatcacctattaacttcagtgggctttggaccagggtCTGAGAGTGAAAGTGCATTAAGAATATACCTAAAGATGTTCATACCCCTTATTGCTTGGTATGCTCTTTCTATTGGTGTAAAGACTACCTTACATCAATATATAGCTTATTTTGCTGTCCAAattggaataagctatactgttATAGCCGTGTCCACACCAGAGTTATTTTTGCTCCTTTAAGTGTGCTGGTCTAATTAGTGCAGCAAAgcattccagtgtagacaaacctgaAACTACATAAATTAAGACACTTAGAATTTACAATTTCACTCAATCTTCCCACATTATGCTAGCCTCTTGTAGCAATATTCCCAGTGTTTTGTGACTGTAGACAATTTCTTCCTTAGgttcattgatttttatctttaTAATTATACATGATGGGCCTGACTCTCAGCTAGCATAAACTGGCCTAGATCAATTAATTTTAGTGGACCtatggctgatttacaccaacagagGATTGGGGTTActatttccttctttttctttttatatataattatttaaaaaaaatactgtcctccaacctgaaaaaaaattctgcctggCAGGTTGAATTCCATTCAATAAACACTAagttcttctttttaaataaataaatcactcaatcaaataaataaataaaataaaagattccTCTCTAGCATCAGGGCATGTGAAGTTTTGAATGGCTACTTCTGTGTGTGCTCCACTGCCGTTTCATACCATGCAGATGCACACGCACATATGGAAAGATAAGGGAAAAGAAGTTCatcatcaaaatgaaatatttgtttctgtGCCATGTGTTAGAGAACCTTAGCCAGGAACCTTATGGGGGAACTCCTGGCCCCAGTAAAGTCACTAGGAGTTTTGTAATTcattcagtgaggccaggatttcaccaagcAGTCCACATCATGCCCAGATCTCAGTATCTAGAGTATTTCCAAGCAGATTCTCTGCAGGAATAAAGGCCATGTAGTGTCACTTCAGTGCCATACCACTGGAAACTAAATTATTCAATGACCCATTTCATTTTGGTGACTGTTACATGTCTGTCAGAATACAATGTTTCAAGGACTTTCATAAGTCACCTTGAAAAGATTTAGTAGAGCTTGAACGTGGTACCTTCTCAAAACAATTCAACTTAGGAAAGACCATATTATTCTAATGCCTTGATTCGGTTTTgctactatttttttatttttgtatgatAATTTTTACTTTGTTCTGAAGGTGCTATATGAGCACTTAGCTTCCACATTGTTGATATGGGAGAATTTTGGTTTTTCATAGTCTAGTTATTCTACATATGGACATTTTGTAATAGTTAAGTGGGAAAGTTTCACATAAGCTGAGGAGATCTGCTGATTGTCCAGGGTTTGAATCTTTGGATCTTCTTGTATTTTTGTTTATAGTATTTTAGAGGCAATTTCATAAATTCTTTTGTGAATTTGtttagtaaaatataaaataaaaataaattcaaaataaattaattaaagcaAACGTCCTTTCAAATTGTTGTGCGTTGTATAGACAAAAAGATAAAAGCAATCTTTTGTTGTattaacattttttctctctgaatCCCTTTCTGAAGTGACATgcacccagtcaatatggggatagttgaaatcctccattattactgCATTTTCTATTTTATGCCTCTTGAATCTTGTAGAGtatttcacaatcatcatcaccaTCCTAGTCAGGTGATCAGTAATACATCTCTActtctatattcttattattcaagcatggaattagaTTCCATGGTagagtttgattcatttaagatttttactatatttgaatcttggctttctttcacatatagtgccaatCCCTGACTGGCATGACCTACTcagtcattcctatatattttgtacccgcCATTACTGTGTCCGattgattatcatcatttcaCTAAGTTTCTGTGGtatctattatatcaatatcttcatttaatatcaggcactcaaattcactcatcttagtatttagacttgtAACATTTGTACGTAAAACCAGCTTCCATAAGTACCATAAAGTTCATTATGAGAGTAAGAGAGAAAAATTACTTACATAGTTAAGTGTTGCACGACCCCAATGAGCAGATTACACACTTGTTACAGAGTAGGAAGAAGAATGAAAATTTACAtctgtagaaaaaaatatttgtgaatacaGAAATTGTTCAACTGGAAATTGCATATATTAATTTCCAATTTTTAAGAAATACATGGCAGAAGGTGGCAAACTTTTCAGTGTTTCTTGCTTCTGGTTGGGCCAGATGTACCACTACAATCTTCAAAAGTGTAGATGTGCTTGACGCTGAAAACTAAGGAGAAAGGAggattaaaacattttcaaaccatGAAAAAGAGTTTGCTTTCAGACCACATCTAACAATCGGGAAAGATAATGGTACTTTTTTCAAAATAGATTTGCCCTGACAGCATGTGTTAGAAGGTTTTAAGGCATTAATAAAGACCATTCAATCTAACTAGCATTTGTAAACTTCCTTTTGTAAATGCTCCATTGCCTACGGATGCCAGCTAATTGTTCCTTTAATAATGCAATGTTTTTGCTTAAGTAATCTTGCCTGGATAGCCATTATACAGCTATGATGATTCTTTGTAGGGTAAAAGTACTTCCTGATAtatatcctgattttttttcctgttgtttttcATTCTACTATCACTGCATTGATCACTTAAACCTCTGGAGactttatatttgcatttttcactTACAATAGATTCGTCATGCATGATTACCACTGTTTTTCTAGTCTTCCTCTAATAAGGATACCATTTGGTAATACTAATTTCTTCCTCCATCAACTGGTTGATAAATATGCATTTGTTGTGTGCCTAAAACCTCTATTGATTAGATTTACAACTTTGGGTGTACAAGGAAGGCATTATCAAGCCTGTAATTTCAAAGGtgtttctgaaattgtatttaATTTGGGATTATCTCCAAGATTCATATTATACATGCAATATAGATTTTTCACATAACGTTGTCCTCAttaatcctttgtttcctgtcactGGGGCAGTCAGAGATACAGCCCTAAGTTTTCAtgaatgactagtgattttgtaTGCTTCAGTTTTGGAGTGCCCAACTTGATAGACTTTAAAAGACCTTGATTTTTCAGTGGACTGATGGTGAtttaaatagggttgccaactttctaatcgcaccaAGCTGAAAACTCTAGCCCCGCCCTTTCCTTGAGGCCaggcccctcccacccctgcttaCCGCATTCCCTGTCCCTCGGTggatcactatccccattttgactgggctggggtgagggctgtcactgggagtgcaggctccagggtgggatcagaaatgaggggctcagggagtggaagggggctctgggctggggattggggtgtgggagggggtgagggctacaGCTGGGAGTGTGGCCTGTAGGGCGGAACCAGAGATGAACGGtatggggttcaggagggggctccagcctggggggggtggggcagaaggtTTCAAGTTGTGAGAGGGTTCtctggattggggcagggggttgggtgcagaggTGGGTGAGGGTTGCatctggtggtgcaggctctgtggtggggctggagatgaggggtttggggtgcaggagggggatccaggttttggggaggctcagggctgggacagcggGTTGGGGTTCAggtttggggcacaggcttaACTCCAGTGGCTTCTGGGCAGTAGCTCTGCAAGAGGGCTCCGGCAGGCTTTCTGCCTGTCCTGGTTCCATGCTGcacccaggaagcagccagcagcaggtatGACTCCTAGGCGGAGGGgaggcaggcagctctgcatgctgctctcgCCCACAGACACCatgctcacagctcccattgaccatggTTACTGGATAATGGGAGTGCGGAGTTGGTGCTTGGGAAGgtggcagtgtgcggagccccatGTCCCCACTGTCTAGGAACCAGacctgctgactgcttctggggcgcagtgcagagccaggacaggcagggactaGCTTCCTTAGCTCTGCAGCACCGCTAACTGGACTTtaaatggcccagtcagcagtgctgactggagtcgCCAGGGTCCCTATTCGACTGAGTGTTCCGGTCGAAaacaggacacctggtcaccctagctgtatACCATTAGAGGATCTGGCCTGCCATGcttggaaaaaggaaaaattacGAAAAGTGCTGTAGTGATTTGGTAGCTGAAGTCccctttcagaagtgacttaggcacttagaagcTGAAATCTATTTCAAAGTGCATTGGAGTTAGAGGTTTACCTACGTAGGTTCTTTTGTAAATTCCTTAGGCACCTATATGCATGTTAAAGGTTTAACCATTGCCCTTTCATTTAAGTGAGCTATAAGAGACAATTAAGACCAAAACAAAGGGGTATATGAGTCTAGAATTTGAATGATCTAGGTGGAAGGAGTTTGCAGGATATTGTTTGgctaagggtgtgtgtgtgtgagagagagagagagaacagaaatcaACTACCTCCTGTTGTGTGGTCTCTCTTGTATTCAAAGAAACAAAACCTCATACAtgctttttaaacagaaaaggaagattGCATCAAAGGTagcagactccatcaatttctctTCCTGATCAGAACAGCCTACAAGACCCTGAATTTTGGCTAGCAACTCATGTAGCTACTTAAACAgatttgtaaatctggccctaagtcacttctgaaaatgagatttaagcTTTTAAGTCATGTAGGtattgaaaattttactcagATTAAATGATATAATAGGTCTTTTACATCTCTAAGTGCTGTGCTCCTATTAGTTGTGCtaacatttttctattaaaaCTCAAGCTTTAGAAATTGAGAAATCTTGTTAGGGAAAAAATTATTCTGGATGATcccttaatgttttttttttaaaaaaaacattgctgAGAGAGGTGAGTTTCATCTATGGCATTTTGCAAATCTTCAGAGAAAAGCCAAATAAACTACAAATTAGACATTACCTAATAATTCCTGGTATATTCCATGACATATTTCATGACCCCTACCAGTATATGTACTATGTCTCATGAATCAACATTATAGTAAAATATGTTTCACCCTATCCTGCAACAGAAAATATGAAGTTTTTATCATCCTAAATTATAGTGTTATTATTTGTTTCTTGATTTTCAGAATTAAGAGTTTTCCTAAATTAACTCTCTTGTGTAGAATATATAGTTTGAAGGGGCTAGTTTTGCAAGTTGTGATAAGAGAAGTTTAAATTATCTGGATACCAGTGAAAACTGGAATTTATCCTGGTATTTCTACCCCTCTCCCCATGCTTAAAATCTTAGTAAATATGATGACAAGGTTTTATTTATTCACAAATAAATTCCAcaataattaaatataaacatttaataaaaaggaTTTGAGAGTGTGGGCAAAAGAAGATTGTGTCATTGCAAATTGAGTTGCCCATATGTATATTTAGACCTGTGGTTAAGAAttttgctgaaatgggacctaAAACAGGAAAGTAGCTTGTAGGATGTATTAACCTAAATTTCAAGGTCATTTCTTATCCTCCTTTCTCTGGTTACCTCACTGGCATTTtccagttaaaaacaaaagaaaaaagacaaggcACAAtcactaaatatttttattagtagATGCCATGTTATTAGTTGATAAAACATTCAATGCTGACTAATCACACAAACTATCAAAGACTGATTTCTACATGTATAATGTTGATTTTGATTGGAACATTTTCTTTTGGTGGAGAAAGGTGCGGGGgggtctgtgtgtgagagagagagagagagagagaggtgtaaATCTAGCACAAACCTAACTACTGTGGGCCCAGTGCAGGCTGTTGTTTCTTTGGGTCTATGAAAATTTCCTCTTGTTATTAACCAGATAGACCAAGTGAAGTGTATCAATAAAAATTCAAAGTTGCTCAATACTGGGTCTGTCACTGCAGAGAAGAGCTCAGTAGCCCACAATATAAATAAGTTTGGGTTAAAGTATAATAACTAATTATAGTCACACCTTAAACAAAATGCACttgagtcaatgggaattttgactgTGTGAGGACTGTAGGATTACTCAATCTGATTAAGCACATTAGGTTCCTAACTCTTGTAGAAAGTccgtgggagttgggcacctaactcacttaTGCTCTTCACTCATCATGAAAAACTGCAACAGAGAACCAGGGgattcctccttctctctctcaaccTTACAGTCAGAATGATCTTCTCTTTCCACTAGATAAAGGCAGATTGAAAGTCTCTTAGATAAGATTCTCTCTACaccagaaaaaaacccacacattggGTATTAGACAATAATAAAGCTATTTAATTAGGAAATCCATTTTAATTGTAGAGATAATAAAATCCCATGTTAAAACATGAAACATACTGTATAGCAGGCACATGTGTCATCTGTGCACTTATGGTACTTAGTCCTGGGCATTTATATacttatatttaaaacattttaaaaactgataaaaataagGAGATAAAATACAGTTTGGTTTTAATGCTGTTGTATAGAACTGATTATGTCACCATCAGCACTTGCATGTATTATGACATCAATCCACAGAGTTGGAGCTACAGCCTTTAAACAACTGGCAGCATTATACTAGTGCACAGGAAAGCTACAGGTTGTTCTGTTCGTTTGCAGCTCCATAGTGATTTTCTCTTCTGAAGAGCTTACTGTTTaattcttttctctctgcttacAAGCAGAACAGCAACCTGCCAATTCCTCTATACTGTGCAGGTCACGGTGTCACGGATCTTAGGAGACTGAAAAAACTGCAGGCCCTGGTGCATTTATACAGACAGGATCCAGACCTCTTGAGGGCTAAGCAGCTAAGTTTACTGTGTGACAATATGAAGATCATAGGAGATCCTATACCACTTCTTCAGTGCAATACCTCTGTAGAGAAGACatccaagaaggaggaggaatCACCAGAGGCAGCTGAGAGTGAGGAGAGTGATTTGGAAATTGAGGATGATGGTGTTATTGAACCAGATCTAGATGATCCCCAAGAAATGGGAGATGaatatttggaaaaaacaaaTGAGATGATAGACCAGGCCAATGAAAAGAGGGAACACACCTTTGCCACCCTGAATGAAGGTGAATTTCAGAAAGCCATTGACTTGTTCACAGATGCTGTCAGGCTGAATCCTCACTTCAACCTCTTGTACGTTAACCGAGCCAGTGTTTTTGTGAAACTGCAGAAGCCGAATGCTGCCATTAGAGACTGTGGCAGAGCCTGTGAGCTTAACCCCAGTTCAGCGGAAATGCGTTGTATGTCTTTACCACCAAGGGgggagctgggaaggggcagcaacTTTAAAGCGCTGCCTCGGCAGTGCTTTAAGGACAGTcctttgctgtggcagcactttaaggatCCTCAAAGCACTGCCATGGAAAAGAACCGTCCTGaaagcactgccccggcagcgctttaatgttgctgccccttcccccctccatccccaacGGTGGCTCTGCTGGTAGggaccctaccagcagggctgccAATGGGTGAGGCAAAAAGagcagggacattaaagcgctgccatggcagtgttTTAaggatccttttccccctccttAGGGGCAGTTGGGCAGGGGGGACAAAGGGAGCAGCTTCCCCGGGgatggcaatttaaaagggcctggggctctggatgCCACTACTGCAGCAGTGGCATCTGGAgtcccagaccctttaaatcaccacaggaACTCTGGGTGGCGCAGACCAGGTggcctggaagggctggctgggggatgctgacccctagccccacctcttctgcccgaggccctgctcctctgggggccagagccctgccccatACGGTAAGTGtcctgagttactttcacccctgtgtagtAATAATAATGGTTTTATTGGATTACACATTTAAATTTATATTCTTGCAAAGCGCCATTAACAGATACGCCTGCAGTATTTGGGACACTGTGGATATGTATGTAATCCTAGATAACTATGCATGTCTATACAGATATCTTAAGATATTTCAGCATGGCCCTCTTAACCCGCAGTCCGTTAACATGCGGTCATGACACCTTGACTCCTAACATCCGTGCGTAAACGAGTCTGTACTGTACTACTGGTTCATAGAGAAAAATCTGGTTACATGATTCTGGCTTCTTCTCTGTTTTCAGTTATTAtatcacatttgaaaaaaaaagtaagtgcCTTTCTAAAATTGCTTTTTCCATATATGCAATTGCTATGGTAGCCACAAGGATTTTATAGGGAGGGAAGATTATCCATGTGATTATTTCATAGCACAAGCCTGTCTACGTAGGCCGGGATGCTTCTCTTTTATGAAGATGAACTAGAAATCACTGACTGTAAAACTGATTATTACTTATGTGAATGGCACACTAATCTCATTGCTAATACAGTGTAATCATTCAAAAGAGTGGTTATCGGACAGCATATTTAACTATGTAACATTTCAAGTTTGTAATGATTTTTATCagtgatatatttatagaaaagCAAATGTGCATTTCTAGTGAATCTTATGAAAATATCAGAAAATTTCTGTTCTGAATCAGGAATAAGTGGCTATTTCACAGTGTAATCTTGATTATCTAAACGTCAGTAGTCAGAAATTGTGTTATTCGAAAGAGGATAAAATTTCCTAccgaaaatgtattttattatccAAAATTATTCTCTGTTTTCTGTTACACTTTACACTGAATTATCCAATGTAAACTGTATGTATCTTGCCTATTTAGGGGTGAGGAAAATAAACATTCTGAAGACATAGTGatctctccattaaaaaaaaaatgtacaggaCAAATATTACTCAAATTCCTCGGTCAAGAATCAATCTGCTGTGTTTTGACCCAGAGGTAATTAATAGTAAATATACTGTAGGGGCCTTTAATGGAAATGCTGATACAGCTTGGCTATAGTGCCTCATATCTGGTGTTATAGTTACTATAGTAGTCATAAAATAATGAGAGGTAAAATATTCTGTAATCACAATATGATTGCATCTATGAAGCCCATGCAGTTAAAATTGTTACATTACCCTCTATATAGTAATGCAAGATCTcatattctttaaaaatgaatgaagGGATCAAACTAAtattatttatacatatattaATAAAAGGTGATAACATTCCAGTAAAAATATAGATGGATGGTTAGCCGCTTTGACCTGGTGCTTTCCTATAATATATGTAGTTCAGTGAATGCATGCCTGGtgattaaatagataaaaatcttTTTGTGGGTTCAGATGATGTCATAAATTATGATATCATCAGAATTTATGACATAACCAGAGCTGTAATAGAGAATGACACCTTCAAAAAAAATATCATATATGTATTTGCAAACTGCAGTGTAAAGATCACAGTCAGAAGGGAAGATACAAGTTTAGCGTGTTCCTCCATAGTGTAGTCTCACATTGAGTTAATAGTTAAGCAATTGCTACAGCTTTTATgttttccctctgccccagcacagtCTGTGTTGCCCAGCTCCCTTCTGGCCAAGCCACCATGGAtccaaaaaaaaattactgaacttCAGGCCTTGGTGGATCTCTCAGCCAAGATCCAACTCTTTTGAGAGCCAAGCAATTGAGTTTCCTGCGGGACTGTATAGAGAGCATGGGAGATACCATATTACGTTCAGTGAAACATGCCTCTGCAGAGAAAACATTCAAGGAGCAAGGGAAACAACCCAAAGCAGCTGAGAGTGAGGAAAGTGACTTGGAAATTGAGGATGATGGTGTTATTGAACAGGATCTGGATGATCCCCAAGAGATGGGAGACGAATATTTGGAAATAACAAATGAGATGATAAATCAGGCCAATGAAAAGATGGAACATGCCTTTGCCGCCCTGGATGAAGGTGAACATAAGAAAGCCATTGACTTGTTCAAGGATGCTGTCAGGCTGAATCCTCACTTCACCCTCTTGTATGTTAACCGAGCCAGTGCTTTCGTGAAGCTGCAGAAGCCGAATGCTGCCATCAGAGACTGTGACAGAGCCTGTGAGCTTAAACCCAATTCAGGCGAGTCTGACAAGTGGACAGGGCAAGCACACCTGCTTTGGGGGCACTGGGAGGAGGCTGCCCAAGATTTCATCTTTGCACATCAACTGGATTATGATGAAGATACCAACGCCACGCTAAAGAATGCACAACCAAGGACTGAGGAGATTGTTAACCATTGGCAAATGTGTGAGCATAAGCATGAATTAAAGGCACACCGCAAGATGCTGGAAAAGGTAAAATTGGCCTTGGAAGAGCAAAAGAGAACCCAGAAAGAGGAAAGTACCCGGCAATGGATGATTAGTATCTGGTGGAAgtactttgatttttttacaaCCATTCTGGATCCAAGGATTATAATAGCATGGGTGGATGTGACCTGGAACCCAGATAACATTTACAAATACCAGAGGAACTGCAAGTTCATGAAGTTCATTGGCCAGTATGACTGAAGTCAACCATAAATGGCCTTTTCATTCAAATAAATTTAAGGCTTATGACAAAACATGATTTATCCTTTGTAATGTCTCTTTAAGGCCTAGGCTACATATAGTTTGTGTACCACTATAAGTATTTCACTTAAgggtgtgattttatttttaaaccaaacacTTCTATCACTACAACCCCTACCATAGATATAGTAGGCTTGACAGAATTTGATTTTCTTAGAATTTCAATGGATTatattcatgtttatttttacacattttttcttactttatttACATTTGAGGGAATTATGGGGGTCACACAATAATTAATgacagacactgagattcaaaaaagttaaaacttaATTATAATTAACACACTAATTGTCTATCACATGTAAAAAATACAAAGTGGACCTCTCTCTTAA from Chelonoidis abingdonii isolate Lonesome George chromosome 2, CheloAbing_2.0, whole genome shotgun sequence includes:
- the LOC116834971 gene encoding putative protein FAM10A4, with the protein product MLLFYEDELEITDCLGGSLSQDPTLLRAKQLSFLRDCIESMGDTILRSVKHASAEKTFKEQGKQPKAAESEESDLEIEDDGVIEQDLDDPQEMGDEYLEITNEMINQANEKMEHAFAALDEGEHKKAIDLFKDAVRLNPHFTLLYVNRASAFVKLQKPNAAIRDCDRACELKPNSGESDKWTGQAHLLWGHWEEAAQDFIFAHQLDYDEDTNATLKNAQPRTEEIVNHWQMCEHKHELKAHRKMLEKVKLALEEQKRTQKEESTRQWMISIWWKYFDFFTTILDPRIIIAWVDVTWNPDNIYKYQRNCKFMKFIGQYD
- the LOC116834970 gene encoding putative protein FAM10A4 translates to MNAASGEHFTMSAFSFLEHKNESQKRSKYEQNSNLPIPLYCAGHGVTDLRRLKKLQALVHLYRQDPDLLRAKQLSLLCDNMKIIGDPIPLLQCNTSVEKTSKKEEESPEAAESEESDLEIEDDGVIEPDLDDPQEMGDEYLEKTNEMIDQANEKREHTFATLNEGEFQKAIDLFTDAVRLNPHFNLLYVNRASVFVKLQKPNAAIRDCGRACELNPSSAEMRCMSLPPRGELGRGSNFKALPRQCFKDSPLLWQHFKDPQSTAMEKNRPESTAPAAL